In Musa acuminata AAA Group cultivar baxijiao chromosome BXJ2-3, Cavendish_Baxijiao_AAA, whole genome shotgun sequence, the following proteins share a genomic window:
- the LOC103974635 gene encoding cysteine and histidine-rich domain-containing protein RAR1: protein MKEWSCCKQRSHDFSLFLAIPGCKTGKHTTEKPVTNIVSANTRKPVPVQSPAQNKNSVDSCSRCRQGFFCSDHGSQGRPSKPSVVIETTDTEKSPAPVKKKVGINEPQTCRNKGCGKTFKEKDNHETACEYHPGPAVFHDRLRGWKCCDIHVKEFDEFLSIPPCTKGWHNADAA from the exons ATGAAAGAATGGAGCTGTTGCAAGCAAAGAAGTCATGATTTTAGCTTATTTTTGGCAATTCCAGG ATGTAAGACAGGTAAACATACAACTGAGAAACCAGTTACGAACATTGTGTCTGCAAACACTCGAAAGCCAGTGCCAGTTCAGTCTCCTGCTCAAAATAAGAATAGTGTTGATTCTTGTTCAAGGTGCCGCCAAGGTTTCTTCTGCTCTGATCATG GATCACAAGGGAGACCTTCAAAGCCAAGTGTGGTCATCGAGACAACAGATACTGAGAAAAGTCCTGCCCCAGTTAAGAAAAAAGTTGGGATAAATGAACCCCAGACATGTAGAAACAAAGGATGTGGGAAAACCTTCAAGGAGAAGGACAACCATGAAACTGCATGTGAATACCACCCAGGCCCAGCAGTTTTTCATGACAGATTGAGAGGG TGGAAATGCTGTGACATCCATGTGAAGGAGTTCGACGAGTTCTTGAGCATACCTCCATGCACAAAAGGTTGGCACAATGCAGATGCTGCATGA
- the LOC103974636 gene encoding small ribosomal subunit protein uS11y gives MSGRKKTREPKEDNVTLGPAVREGEQVFGVAHIFASFNDTFIHVTDLSGRETLVRITGGMKVKADRDESSPYAAMLAAQDVAQRCKELGITALHIKLRATGGNKTKTPGPGAQSALRALARSGMKIGRIEDVTPIPTDSTRRKGGRRGRRL, from the exons ATG TCTGGAAGAAAGAAGACCAGGGAGCCCAAGGAGGATAACGTGACACTTGGGCCGGCTGTACGAGAAGGGGAGCAAGTGTTTGGTGTTGCTCACATCTTTGCATCGTTCAATGACACTTTCATT CATGTTACAGATTTATCTGGCAGGGAAACGCTGGTTCGCATTACAG GTGGCATGAAGGTCAAAGCCGACAGGGATGAATCATCACCTTATGCAGCCATGCTTGCAGCTCAAGATGTGGCACAAAGATGCAAG GAACTTGGGATTACTGCTTTACACATTAAGTTGCGAGCAACTGGTGGGAATAAGACGAAAACACCCGGTCCTGGAGCTCAATCTGCTCTCCGAGCGCTTGCTCGTTCTGGGATGAAAATTGGCCGTATTG AGGATGTGACGCCGATTCCAACAGACAGCACCCGCAGAAAGGGtggaagaagagggaggagacTGTAG
- the LOC135607893 gene encoding uncharacterized protein LOC135607893, with product MEPTEKGQTSMSSKQSSQQFSSGNQSAQIDVLPMYTPMAVNWGSQEWFSAERNLVQTGMQVPVPLNVGSYQLFSIRNQPMQVESSYRSQIPMPIFVGLDQLSSSNRPVLGPQSSLNIRPSMSSNLASQPLSSTNKRPIQIRAPTKLQSVMPMKMVSQSSSMNKRPAQMELPRKVQSESFESVRSKLRESLAASLATVSDQQSKQQIGEKSTDGKTSSTEAKMVIPSGDLNSETKDASSDKFARETLVADGSAPKYDEVQSLASDKSSKEKTTVNTVLTRSDVEALQSKDVLVQDEVPNDKSFVKDELLQGHGLCWVSELDAETVDDSVTSDQKRLKMTNEHETGGKGTTVQNAEDLAFRIEAELFRLFGGVNKKYKEKGRSLLFNLKDRSNPELRERVLSGEIAPERLCAMTAEELASEELSQWRLAKAEELAQMVVLPDSDVDLRRLVKKTHKGEFQVEVEQAERFPVEVELRASVISRVPSKAKEDVKKQSKSDLKDDEPKSSERSSSVTKIDSGDQNLPSDLDKNDLMQELMVGELKDPELLPPIVSLDEFMQALDSEPPFENLPVDSSQEVPSSGLEKLDCLETEKLPVSDSMEHKQDSASGSVEPKPDSPEDGSVSKLESPQEGTQTKLHSSDDNSEDPAAVSPDEMDVNHSRDNDDLKSGSANIQSDTCPTEVAATGDKIWEGLIQLNVSSVATVNVFYKSGEKSSTQEWPSLLEIKGRVRLDAFEKFLKELPLSRSRAVMIAQFCWKEGSPESGRLNLLEVIDSYIADERVGFAVAAPGVELYLCPSRLRTIEMLEKFLPKEHSETLPTTADGLFAVVVWRRPHEMLSPRVSSHHKHGSSKKHSSSRRQHNSNSYSASRSSAASLPAADARLPPEDDTEDVPPGFGPRDEDDLPEFDFARGSSQGSQPVASRRLGSGATRSRVLPPPARPVEHIREMIHKYGQSERVKKRSFNIQPWNVDDDDDDDDIPEWQPQQDCQPQTQSLPPPALPPPPPPQQPQLHAYQQQTLQSYHVNHQMLPLHPQQLPPQSYTPSQQLVPMAALPPAVVQQPPLPPQIAVMHQPRWQQAPLLSPATNLMQATHYNSQPNVEGQLYSLPNLGTLQQQNLMGWRADVFGNRGP from the exons ATGGAGCCAACAGAGAAGGGGCAAACCAGTATGTCCTCTAAACAATCTTCCCAGCAGTTTTCCTCTGGCAATCAATCTGCACAGATTGATGTACTTCCCATGTATACTCCAATGGCGGTTAATTGGGGATCGCAAGAGTGGTTTTCTGCAGAGAGAAATTTAGTTCAAACAGGGATGCAAGTCCCTGTGCCCCTTAATGTTGGATCTTATCAATTGTTTTCTATCAGGAACCAACCAATGCAGGTTGAATCATCATACAGAAGTCAGATTCCAATGCCTATTTTTGTTGGCTTAGATCAGTTATCTTCATCAAATAGACCGGTATTAGGGCCACAATCATCACTTAATATCCGACCATCTATGTCCTCAAATCTTGCTTCGCAGCCCTTGTCATCTACCAATAAGAGGCCTATCCAGATTCGAGCACCAACTAAGCTTCAAAGTGTTATGCCTATGAAAATGGTTTCACAGTCCTCATCCATGAATAAACGCCCAGCGCAGATGGAGCTACCTCGGAAGGTCCAGTCTGAGTCATTTGAATCTGTGAGATCAAAGCTACGCGAGTCACTGGCTGCATCATTGGCTACTGTGTCTGACCAGCAGAGTAAACAACAAATTGGAGAAAAAAGTACTGATGGCAAGACTTCAAGCACGGAAGCAAAAATGGTCATTCCATCTGGTGATTTGAATTCTGAAACCAAAGATGCTTCTTCAGATAAATTTGCTCGAGAAACTTTGGTAGCTGATGGATCTGCTCCAAAGTATGATGAAGTTCAAAGCTTAGCTAGTGATAAATCTTCCAAGGAAAAGACAACTGTCAACACTGTTTTAACAAGATCTGATGTCGAAGCCCTTCAATCAAAGGATGTTTTGGTACAAGATGAAGTACCAAATGACAAATCTTTTGTTAAAGATGAACTTTTGCAGGGTCATGGACTCTGTTGGGTGTCTGAACTTGATGCTGAGACTGTTGATGATTCAGTGACTAGTGATCAAAAGAGACTCAAAATGACAAATGAACATGAAACTGGTGGTAAGGGGACAACAGTTCAAAATGCAGAAGATTTGGCGTTTAGGATAGAAGCAGAACTTTTTAGGTTATTTGGAGGAGTTAATAAGAAATACAAAGAGAAGGGTAGGTCATTATTGTTCAACTTAAAAGATCGTAGTAATCCAGAACTGAGGGAGCGTGTACTATCTGGTGAGATTGCACCAGAGCGCCTTTGCGCAATGACTGCTGAGGAACTGGCTTCAGAGGAACTTTCACAGTGGCGATTGGCCAAAGCAGAAGAGCTTGCACAGATGGTGGTATTGCCAGATTCAGATGTTGATttaaggcgcttggtaaagaaaACTCATAAAGGTGAATTTCAAGTTGAAGTTGAACAAGCAGAGAGATTCCCTGTGGAAGTAGAACTCAGGGCAAGTGTCATCTCTCGTGTTCCTTCAAAAGCAAAGGAAGATGTTAAGAAACAATCAAAATCTGATCTTAAAGATGATGAACCCAAGTCATCTGAGAGAAGTTCATCAGTTACAAAGATTGATTCAGGTGATCAAAATCTTCCTAGTGACTTAGATAAGAATGATCTTATGCAAGAACTCATGGTCGGTGAATTGAAAGACCCAGAGTTGCTACCTCCAATAGTTTCTCTAGATGAGTTTATGCAAGCCCTTGATTCTGAACCTCCATTTGAGAACTTGCCGGTGGATTCCTCACAGGAAGTTCCTAGTTCTGGCTTAGAGAAATTAGATTGCTTGGAGACTGAGAAACTTCCTGTGTCGGACAGCATGGAACATAAACAAGATTCTGCATCTGGTAGCGTGGAACCCAAGCCGGATTCCCCAGAAGATGGTTCTGTGTCTAAATTGGAATCACCACAAGAAGGCACGCAAACAAAGTTGCACTCTTCAGATGATAATTCTGAAGATCCTGCTGCAGTTAGCCCTGACGAAATGGATGTCAACCATTCAAGGGACAATGATGACTTGAAATCTGGTTCTGCTAATATTCAGTCAGATACCTGTCCTACTGAAGTTGCAGCGACGGGTGACAAAATATGGGAAGGCTTAATTCAGTTGAATGTTTCCTCAGTTGCTACAGTGAATGTCTTTTATAAAAG TGGCGAGAAATCATCCACGCAGGAATGGCCTAGCTTGCTTGAGATAAAGGGAAGAGTGAGACTAGATGCTTTTGAAAAATTCCTCAAAGAGCTTCCTTTGTCTCGGAGCCGTGCAGTCATG ATTGCCCAGTTTTGTTGGAAAGAGGGTTCCCCTGAGAGTGGACGTTTGAACCTGCTCGAG GTAATTGACTCATACATTGCTGATGAGAGAGTGGGATTTGCAGTGGCTGCACCAGGGGTGGAGTTGTATTTGTGCCCGTCCCGCTTGAGGACGATCGAGATGCTTGAGAAGTTCCTCCCGAAGGAGCATTCCGAGACACTCCCGACGACCGCGGATGGCCTCTTTGCCGTGGTGGTGTGGAGAAGGCCCCATGAAATGCTGTCTCCCAGGGTGTCATCTCACCATAAGCATGGTAGTTCCAAGAAACATTCCAGCTCTAGAAGACAACACAATAGCAATTCTTACTCTGCATCTAGGTCATCAGCAGCCTCGCTCCCGGCTGCCGATGCTCGACTCCCGCCTGAAGATGATACCGAGGATGTACCGCCTGGCTTTGGCCCCAGGGATGAGGATGACTTACCTGAGTTTGATTTTGCCCGTGGCAGTTCACAGGGTTCCCAGCCTGTTGCCTCTCGGCGCCTGGGGTCGGGTGCAACCCGTTCCCGTGTACTGCCGCCGCCGGCTCGGCCGGTCGAGCACATTAGAGAAATGATACACAAGTATGGGCAAAGTGAACGTGTAAAGAAACGTTCGTTTAACATCCAGCCATGGAACGTCgacgatgatgacgacgacgacgatattCCAGAATGGCAGCCACAACAGGATTGTCAGCCTCAAACACAATCACTTCCACCACCAGcacttcctccaccaccaccaccgcagcAACCACAACTGCATGCTTATCAGCAGCAAACGCTGCAGTCTTATCATGTAAACCATCAGATGCTGCCTTTGCATCCACAGCAACTGCCACCCCAATCTTATACCCCTTCACAGCAGCTTGTGCCCATGGCAGCTTTGCCACCGGCGGTGGTGCAGCAGCCGCCCCTCCCCCCACAGATTGCAGTCATGCATCAACCAAGGTGGCAGCAGGCCCCACTGTTGTCACCTGCAACTAATCTGATGCAGGCCACCCACTACAACTCGCAGCCTAATGTCGAGGGGCAATTGTATAGCTTGCCCAACTTAGGAACCCTACAGCAGCAGAATCTGATGGGTTGGAGGGCAGATGTTTTTGGTAACAGAGGCCCCTAA
- the LOC103974639 gene encoding ankyrin repeat protein SKIP35: MTPEDCMCLVKERQLEKEVDENGGLGPAHDGDEGERVDGSNHLFLREVPILTEESRISKDYNCQDKKVGAREELVLRKDMCKQGTKLSRRDRVELGCQFQRAVSSCDWELAWNLLVLAKAQALNDVLCVALDSVWFLTTHEELDGITGLIKKIIGDGANDFTRAILRTSFLASCVSACQSKMMNLTDAVGVTTQRLHERLQECQGDEVLKVAASTKVQKFTEWALKCIRFHSHYQENRGRRRRNQSTIVEVQLQLSAFKTFLELAGDHLTGKDFTEAFDAACFPVALFSSSFDPGWASGISAIAVQGLLGMLVEGGADNVNQCFLEASRFGSTELVRILLQIAQRNSLDIDVDLALVFASHYCKIRTMECLVEEGNAANLLGPLVRASERGCMQVVQWFVNQGCGDMDLCLALIAATSSIQLGVSAYLLSQIPHHVLAAVSIEILKTVSERSRGSLDGVAFLLCNDFLGDPTATYAVADSIASSNDEVVAPELRAFLKEHWSEDAFAEGLSSGQDHYVNFMRILQRGGSPICLMDLPPPLVTAIVYKPLYRECTEAGGKLLPQKLRGKLVEAASRLGGRQVDNDSPAKELLAILEHHLPRHFLPL; the protein is encoded by the exons ATGACCCCGGAGGACTGTATGTGTTTggtgaaggagaggcagctggagAAGGAAGTGGATGAGAATGGAGGGCTCGGGCCTGCGCATGATGGCGATGAAGGTGAAAGGGTGGATGGAAGCAATCACCTGTTCTTGAGAGAAGTTCCCATTTTGACGGAGGAATCTCGAATCTCCAAAGATTACAATTGTCAGGATAAGAAGGTTGGAGCAAGGGAGGAATTGGTTCTTCGAAAGGACATGTGCAAGCAGGGGACGAAGCTCAGTAGGCGCGATCGGGTCGAACTGGGTTGCCAGTTTCAGCGGGCAGTGAGCTCTTGCGATTGGGAACTTGCATGGAACCTGCTTGTGCTGGCCAAGGCACAAGCTCTGAATGATGTGCTCTGCGTAGCGTTGGACTCTGTATGGTTCTTGACAACGCACGAAGAACTGGATGGCATTACTGGGTTGATCAAGAAGATTATTGGCGACGGTGCGAATGATTTCACCAGGGCAATCCTTAGGACGTCGTTCCTGGCTTCGTGTGTTTCTGCCTGTCAAAGCAAAATGATGAATTTGACGGATGCAGTGGGTGTCACGACCCAAAG GTTGCATGAGCGTCTGCAAGAATGTCAGGGAGACGAGGttctgaaggttgcagcaagtaccAAAGTTCAGAAATTTACAGAATGGGCTCTGAAATGCATCAGATTTCACTCTCATTATCAGGAGAACAggggacgaagaagaagaaaccagAGTACGATCGTCGAGGTCCAACTTCAGTTGTCAGCTTTCAAGACATTCTTGGAACTTGCTGGTGATCATCTTACAGGAAAAGATTTTACCGAGGCTTTTGATGCAGCATGTTTCCCTGTTGCTCTCTTCTCGAGCTCATTTGACCCTGGTTGGGCATCAGGAATCTCAGCAATTGCAGTCCAAGGGTTATTGGGGATGCTGGTAGAGGGTGGTGCAGACAATGTAAACCAATGCTTTCTGGAAGCTTCAAGATTTGGGAGTACCGAACTCGTGCGGATCTTGCTTCAG ATTGCTCAGAGGAATAGCTTGGACATTGATGTTGATCTTGCACTTGTCTTTGCCTCTCACTACTGCAAAATCAGAACTATGGAGTGCTTGGTCGAAGAGGGAAATGCAGCCAACTTACTGGGTCCTCTGGTGCGAGCATCTGAGAGAGGGTGCATGCAGGTTGTCCAAtggtttgttaaccagggatgtggAGACATGGATCTCTGCCTGGCCTTAATTGCTGCCACCTCTAGCATCCAGTTAGGTGTTTCTGCTTATCTTCTCTCACAAATTCCACATCATGTCCTTGCTGCTGTTAGCATCGAGATTCTAAAGACGGTAAGCGAGAGAAGTCGAGGATCTCTCGATGGTGTTGCCTTTCTTCTCTGCAATGACTTCCTTGGTGACCCTACTGCAACATATGCTGTGGCTGACAGCATTGCAAGCTCCAATGATGAGGTTGTGGCACCCGAGTTGAGGGCTTTTTTGAAGGAGCACTGGTCTGAGGATGCATTTGCTGAAGGATTGAGCTCTGGTCAGGACCACTATGTAAATTTCATGAGGATTCTGCAAAGAGGCGGCTCACCCATCTGCCTAATGGACCTGCCACCACCGCTGGTGACTGCCATTGTATACAAGCCTCTGTATAGGGAGTGCACGGAAGCAGGTGGGAAATTGCTACCTCAAAAACTAAGAGGGAAGCTTGTGGAAGCAGCCAGTAGGCTTGGTGGCAGGCAGGTGGATAATGATAGCCCAGCAAAAGAGCTTTTGGCAATTCTGGAGCATCACCTGCCCCGCCATTTTCTGCCACTATGA
- the LOC103979389 gene encoding la-related protein 6B isoform X2, with product MAQEIMDQTLEAIESCRSPPDSSTPSPSPSLSRALSSSRLNARAAEFVPRGAQPPAPATAPAPAPAPIHHGHAPAAHPVMHVFHQPQPISAYFGPGPGSFEYYGGGAAGGFGEHEGGGQSSVDPDPNYAARDGLSDEVVQKIIKQVEYYFSDANLATTEHLMRFITKDPDGFVPISVVAAFKKIKALVHNNFQLAVALRTSTKLVVSDDGKKVRRQQPFTESDLEELQSRIVVAENLPEDHCYQNLMKIFSVVGSVKTIRTCYPQPSNGTGAATNRPTKLEMLFGNRLHAFVEYETVEDAEKAVAELNDEKNWRSGLRVRLFPKFLTKHGQGRGRKGSETDFTGEEDVSTSNQSNEKQVEDVYHLSEVSHEHESGESFSDKDGALRRGRGRGRGGRGRGRGQHHSNNRGGGLAFGTPPSTHLNHPERDQSVLATKQPPGPRMPDGTRGFTMGRGKPVAPAGAI from the exons ATGGCCCAAGAAATCATGGACCAAACCCTAGAGGCCATCGAGAGTTGCCGATCGCCGCCGGATTCCTCCaccccatccccatccccatccctCTCCCGTGCCCTCTCGTCCAGCCGCCTCAACGCACGGGCTGCCGAGTTTGTCCCCCGCGGCGCGCAGCCCCCTGCCCCTGCCACTGCCCCTGCCCCTGCCCCGGCGCCGATCCACCACGGCCACGCTCCCGCGGCGCATCCGGTGATGCACGTCTTCCACCAGCCGCAGCCAATATCGGCGTACTTCGGTCCAGGGCCTGGTTCGTTTGAGTACTACGGTGGTGGGGCTGCTGGCGGGTTTGGAGAGCACGAGGGAGGAGGGCAATCGAGTGTTGATCCGGATCCAAACTATGCGGCTAGGGACGGTCTCTCGGATGAAGTTGTCCAGAAGATCATTAAGCAG GTTGAGTATTATTTCAGTGATGCAAATCTTGCTACAACTGAACATTTGATGAGATTTATTACCAAAGATCCTGATGGGTTCG TACCAATATCGGTTGTTGCAGCTTTTAAGAAGATTAAGGCCTTAGTCCACAACAACTTCCAGCTTGCTGTGGCGCTTCGTACATCAACAAAACTT GTTGTGAGTGATGATGGGAAGAAAGTTAGGCGCCAACAGCCTTTTACCGAATCAGACTTGGAAGAGTTGCAG TCCCGCATTGTCGTGGCCGAAAATCTGCCTGAGGATCATTGTTACCAGAATCTTATGAAGATTTTCTCAGTTGTTGGCAG TGTAAAGACAATTCGCACATGCTATCCTCAGCCCTCCAATGGAACAGGTGCTGCAACTAATAGACCAACAAAACTAGAAATGCTTTTCGGTAACAGA TTGCATGCATTTGTGGAGTATGAGACTGTTGAAGATGCTGAAAAAGCA GTTGCAGAACTCAATGATGAAAAGAACTGGAGGAGTGGTCTTAGAGTTCGATTGTTTCCTAAATTTTTG ACAAAACATGGGCAGGGTCGAGGGAGAAAAGGGTCTGAAACTGATTTCACTGGAGAGGAGGATGTCTCCACATCCAACCAGTCAAATGAGAAGCAGGTTGAGGATGTCTATCACCTATCTGAAGTGTCACATGAGCATGAG AGCGGGGAGAGCTTCAGTGACAAGGATGGAGCACTAAGGCGGGGGAGAGGTCGCGGCCGTGGAGGGCGAGGACGAGGCCGTGGCCAGCATCACAGCAACAACCGTGGTGGAGGTCTAGCATTCGGCACTCCACCTTCCACCCATCTGAACCATCCCGAGCGTGACCAGTCTGTCTTAGCTACCAAGCAGCCTCCTGGTCCTCGCATGCCAGACGGCACAAGAGGATTCACCATGGGTCGGGGGAAACCAGTAGCCCCAGCAGGTGCGATCTAA
- the LOC103979389 gene encoding la-related protein 6B isoform X1: MAQEIMDQTLEAIESCRSPPDSSTPSPSPSLSRALSSSRLNARAAEFVPRGAQPPAPATAPAPAPAPIHHGHAPAAHPVMHVFHQPQPISAYFGPGPGSFEYYGGGAAGGFGEHEGGGQSSVDPDPNYAARDGLSDEVVQKIIKQVEYYFSDANLATTEHLMRFITKDPDGFVPISVVAAFKKIKALVHNNFQLAVALRTSTKLVVSDDGKKVRRQQPFTESDLEELQSRIVVAENLPEDHCYQNLMKIFSVVGSVKTIRTCYPQPSNGTGAATNRPTKLEMLFGNRLHAFVEYETVEDAEKAVAELNDEKNWRSGLRVRLFPKFLTKHGQGRGRKGSETDFTGEEDVSTSNQSNEKQVEDVYHLSEVSHEHEMCSLEQSGESFSDKDGALRRGRGRGRGGRGRGRGQHHSNNRGGGLAFGTPPSTHLNHPERDQSVLATKQPPGPRMPDGTRGFTMGRGKPVAPAGAI, from the exons ATGGCCCAAGAAATCATGGACCAAACCCTAGAGGCCATCGAGAGTTGCCGATCGCCGCCGGATTCCTCCaccccatccccatccccatccctCTCCCGTGCCCTCTCGTCCAGCCGCCTCAACGCACGGGCTGCCGAGTTTGTCCCCCGCGGCGCGCAGCCCCCTGCCCCTGCCACTGCCCCTGCCCCTGCCCCGGCGCCGATCCACCACGGCCACGCTCCCGCGGCGCATCCGGTGATGCACGTCTTCCACCAGCCGCAGCCAATATCGGCGTACTTCGGTCCAGGGCCTGGTTCGTTTGAGTACTACGGTGGTGGGGCTGCTGGCGGGTTTGGAGAGCACGAGGGAGGAGGGCAATCGAGTGTTGATCCGGATCCAAACTATGCGGCTAGGGACGGTCTCTCGGATGAAGTTGTCCAGAAGATCATTAAGCAG GTTGAGTATTATTTCAGTGATGCAAATCTTGCTACAACTGAACATTTGATGAGATTTATTACCAAAGATCCTGATGGGTTCG TACCAATATCGGTTGTTGCAGCTTTTAAGAAGATTAAGGCCTTAGTCCACAACAACTTCCAGCTTGCTGTGGCGCTTCGTACATCAACAAAACTT GTTGTGAGTGATGATGGGAAGAAAGTTAGGCGCCAACAGCCTTTTACCGAATCAGACTTGGAAGAGTTGCAG TCCCGCATTGTCGTGGCCGAAAATCTGCCTGAGGATCATTGTTACCAGAATCTTATGAAGATTTTCTCAGTTGTTGGCAG TGTAAAGACAATTCGCACATGCTATCCTCAGCCCTCCAATGGAACAGGTGCTGCAACTAATAGACCAACAAAACTAGAAATGCTTTTCGGTAACAGA TTGCATGCATTTGTGGAGTATGAGACTGTTGAAGATGCTGAAAAAGCA GTTGCAGAACTCAATGATGAAAAGAACTGGAGGAGTGGTCTTAGAGTTCGATTGTTTCCTAAATTTTTG ACAAAACATGGGCAGGGTCGAGGGAGAAAAGGGTCTGAAACTGATTTCACTGGAGAGGAGGATGTCTCCACATCCAACCAGTCAAATGAGAAGCAGGTTGAGGATGTCTATCACCTATCTGAAGTGTCACATGAGCATGAG ATGTGTTCCCTTGAACAGAGCGGGGAGAGCTTCAGTGACAAGGATGGAGCACTAAGGCGGGGGAGAGGTCGCGGCCGTGGAGGGCGAGGACGAGGCCGTGGCCAGCATCACAGCAACAACCGTGGTGGAGGTCTAGCATTCGGCACTCCACCTTCCACCCATCTGAACCATCCCGAGCGTGACCAGTCTGTCTTAGCTACCAAGCAGCCTCCTGGTCCTCGCATGCCAGACGGCACAAGAGGATTCACCATGGGTCGGGGGAAACCAGTAGCCCCAGCAGGTGCGATCTAA